TCCGAAATCCGAAATCAAAAAAAGAAAGGAGGTGAAAAAATATGGCAGCGAAAAACTATTATCCAAACGTTGACCCGAGAGTGTTGCTCTGGTTGGAAAACTTCAATACGAAGTTACCCAACTACGCCGCAACACTGAATCTTTCGGGCGCGCAACTTGCACAGGTGCAAACGCACTTCGAGACAATCAAACAACGATTGAGCGAAGTCGAGGCGGCAAAAAGCACGCTGAAGTCTCTTGTTGCAAGCAAAGAACAAGCGATGGAAGATGCGGAAGCGTTCATTCGTAACCTTGTTGCAACGGTGAAGTTACATCAGAACTTCACACAGGCAATAGGGGAAGACCTGAACGTCTTCGGCAGCGCAACTCAGGATGAAGCAACATTGATTGCAAACGCAAAGCCGGTGTTTCTGGCATTCGTGCGAGCAACGATGGTTCGTCTTGAATGGGTAAAGGGCGATTATCACGGGATTCGTTTCGAGTGCAAACGCGGGAACGAAACCACGTTCTCGCTCCTCGATAAGGATGACCGTTCGCCCTGCGACGACATGCGACCAAACCTTGTCGCAGGTGTTCCGGAAGTTCGTATCTACCGTGCAATCTATTTGTACAATGGAGTGCCGGTCGGCGACTGGTCGGAAAAAGTACGCGTAACGGCGATGATATAATCCTCGTCCACGATGTCGGGAAGAAATTCCCGACATCACATTTAAGTTTGGTAGGACAGGCATTCCTGCCTGTCAGATTTATGCAAGAAACGATTTCGACAGACAAGAATGTCTGTCCTACCATCGTTTCTACCTTCTGAGACATCCCTATTTGATTTTTATAAGACTTTGCAAAACCCTACGATGCCGTCACCCTGAACTTGTTTCAGGGTCAATCAGCGCTTGTTTAGATGCCGAAACAAGTTCGGCATGACGTAATTGGAGGTAATGCAAAGCCTTCATCTCATATATTTTATATGTAGCGACGAAGTGCAATTCTCCCCTCTATCGAACAAAGTAAGAAAATCCGTTTATTTTTAAACTGCTCAAATTCGACCGTTTTCCAATGTAATATTGAATATTACACGTGTAACACTCAATATTACACAAGTAACGGGGAATGTAACACAAGTAACGGGGAATGTAGCACGAGTTACAGGGGATGTAGCACAAGGTACGGGGGATGTAGCACAAGGTACGGGGAATGTAGCACGAGTTACAGGGAATGTAACACAAGGTACGGGGAATGTAGCACGAGTAACGGGGAATGTAGCACGAGTAACGGGGGATGTAGCACAAGTAACGTCTGAAGTAACACGAGAAAATCCGACAATCGAAAATGAAAAAATCGTCAATGGAACGTGGGTAGCGCTAACGGGAATCGAACCCGTATTTCAGCCTTGAGAGGGCCGCGTCCTGAACCGTTAGACGATAGCGCCATCAAATTGCGAAATGCGAATTGCCAATCTCGAATGGAAAAATTCGCAATTGGCAATTCGAAATCCGAAATGAAAGGGGCTGCCTCGCAAGGACTCGAACCTTGACTACCATGATCCAGAGTCATGTGTGTTACCAATTACACCACGAGGCAATGTAAAAGCGGTACAAATATAGCCAAACTTGCTTTGACTTGCAAAGCCATATTTTCGCTTGCTATGGCTGATTTCGGAGTGATTGTATCCTTATCTTCAGTTTTTCGATTCTTGTCCTTGCTTGTTCACTGATGTTTTGCATTAATTCAACCTGCCCGAGTACGGAAAGTGATTGTGCCTGTTCATCAAGTTTGAAATAACTCTCCGCGAGCGCAACAAGGATGGGAACATCGGTCAGAAAAGAATCGTTGATTTGCCGGAACAGCGTCAGGCATCTCTGCCGGTTTTCCTTGTTGATAAGCATAGCAAGTCGTTCAATGCCCATTGTTGCAAACTCGGGAGATTTTCCTTTGATGTTTTGGTTGAGCATTGTTTCAAGCAGGTCAAATTCCCGAACTGTATTCCCCATACGACTTGCAAAGTAGGCAGAGTAATAGTAGGCTTGCGGCGAGTTTTCGAATTCAATTTCTTTTTGAATGGCTTCAACTGCTTGGGCTGTATCGCCGAGTTCGAACGAAGAAACTGCAAGTAGTAAATATGTTTTGGGAGCGTATGGATAGTCCTGAATCAGGCGCAATGCATGTGTTCGTGCTTCTTCGTATTGAAATTGTTTCAAACAACTTGCGGCGATAAAATATCTCGCGAGGTAATGAGTCGAATCAAATGATAATGCTGTTTTGAATTTTTCTTTTGCGTTTCGCTCATCTTTGTTCCATGTGAAAATATTTCCTTCGAGAATCGTTCGTTCTGTTTTATATTCTGAAATTGCTTTGGGGAGTAACCACCAAAACGAAAAGAAGAGAACGAGAACGGGAAGCCACCGGAATTTTGAAATCATAGCAGGGAATTGAATCGTACGATGAAACAGTGGTGATGCAACATGTCCGTTGGAGAATCCAAGGATCATCCAAAATCCGACAGCGACTGGGATGGTGCGGAGATTCAAACTGAATACATTATCAAGGAGAATGGAAATGATTGCACAAAAGAATCCAATCATTAGCGTTCGTTTCGGATTCGAGATGTCGCTTGCCTGTTTCAATGTTTGCACGGCGAACACAATGATAACGAGCAAAAATGCACTCAATCCAACAATGCCGGTCTCGGAAAGAATTTCAAGAAATTCGTTGTGTGCGTGCGGAACAATATCTTCCGATTGATACATCCAATAATCAGGGGCGCGAAATTTCGGAAGGAAGAGGACGAAGTTTCCTATACCATGTCCGAATATGGGTGAAGCAAGAAATGCTTTCCACGCTCCCTCATAAAAATAGAGTCGCCGCGCGGAGGAGGATTGCGGGGTAAGTTCAAACATACTTCCGATTCTGTTCTGAATCATCTCGGGAAACAGAACATATCCGACGATAACAGAGACCAAAAGTACTCCCATTCCGAGCAACCGTTGTCTCCGTGATTTGAAGTTCAAGAAAACAAATACCGTAATTCCCGCAAGTCCTGCGAACCACGCGCTTCTTGATTCAGTTTTCATGAGTAAGAATAACGCAGTCAGAAACAAGAGTGATAATGTAATTTGGACAGCAGTCGGGTTTTTATGTTTCAGCATCAACCCGAAAAAAATAGGAATGAGAAAAACCAGAAAGCCCGCGAAGTAGGTTGCGTTCCCAAGCGTGGAAAGAACTTTCCTGCCGGAACTTAATACCATAATTCTTTCCGGGATAAGTTGAAACGCCTGAAGACAACCGATGGCGAATGTTATGAGTATAACGACAAACAGACCCTTGAAGATAAAACCAAGTTCGGTTTCAGACGTCGCGATAAACGATGAGGAGAG
This window of the Ignavibacteriota bacterium genome carries:
- a CDS encoding O-antigen ligase family protein, yielding MKYILRLHNVVREKYTKNESGKQSRGDLIITKKTLTFSNHLLIMKRKNEQSQAKNIHSRAISWMLVLLFAGTTLVIIPDVNNSTLFKPYILIGFSVLLLTILLHWLLSQERIEFKLHLLTLAGFFLVVTSAVSLLNVYNTKLGYDAFLVQLCLFIVFLSSSFIATSETELGFIFKGLFVVILITFAIGCLQAFQLIPERIMVLSSGRKVLSTLGNATYFAGFLVFLIPIFFGLMLKHKNPTAVQITLSLLFLTALFLLMKTESRSAWFAGLAGITVFVFLNFKSRRQRLLGMGVLLVSVIVGYVLFPEMIQNRIGSMFELTPQSSSARRLYFYEGAWKAFLASPIFGHGIGNFVLFLPKFRAPDYWMYQSEDIVPHAHNEFLEILSETGIVGLSAFLLVIIVFAVQTLKQASDISNPKRTLMIGFFCAIISILLDNVFSLNLRTIPVAVGFWMILGFSNGHVASPLFHRTIQFPAMISKFRWLPVLVLFFSFWWLLPKAISEYKTERTILEGNIFTWNKDERNAKEKFKTALSFDSTHYLARYFIAASCLKQFQYEEARTHALRLIQDYPYAPKTYLLLAVSSFELGDTAQAVEAIQKEIEFENSPQAYYYSAYFASRMGNTVREFDLLETMLNQNIKGKSPEFATMGIERLAMLINKENRQRCLTLFRQINDSFLTDVPILVALAESYFKLDEQAQSLSVLGQVELMQNISEQARTRIEKLKIRIQSLRNQP